The Biomphalaria glabrata chromosome 13, xgBioGlab47.1, whole genome shotgun sequence sequence aaaaagttgatcaaTGTAACgcatcttttttaaattttaaaaatcttttgactAATAAATTACAAGTACCGTCTTACGGCGTTTACTTATTTCATGCTCGCAGCTTAGCAGACTCCAGTGTTAGAGGCATGGGTAGTGTTTTTACTAAGCAGCGTCTTGCCTTCTTCTCCGGAACTGACGTCAGCACGTTGTCTTTTGACTTTTGGCGTTTcgtatttttcttttctgttaaTCAAGACCAGCATGCATTTCTTCGCTCTCGCTTTCCTTTCCGTTAAAGTACAGTTCAAGTCGATGAAATGATAAGAAAGTTCTGAGACAGAAGGAACATTGAAGTTCATAGAGACCTACAGGCAGAGTTCAATTTTATAAAGAGGTCAAGAAAAATTTACAGAGTGGAGTACGATGCTAGAGATGTCGATCACAGATTTTCTGTTGCACATGTGGATTAATCAAATTTTCTTAATTCAAATAGTAATTTTCAAATTGAAGCTCCATTAAGGTACTTCTCCAGCATTTAAATGTGTATTATATAGTTCCATTCGCATTTGCTAAAGGTAggctactttaaaaaattttgccTATCATACAGTTTTCCATAATAACAGTTTTCAATCAATAGTCTACACTTTGAAATGGATTCAAAATGTATgacctaaaaaaaacacacctgTGCAAGAATCAAAAGTGAGGAAATTGTTTCTAAAGGGTTGGCCCCTATATAATGAACATtgtaaaaaattactttagtgACGCCAAGTTTTTGACAGCGTTCACGAGacaacaataaaaagaaattgtttactctttagATACAATTGTTTGTGCCACCTTTCgctggaaatttttttttaaatcaaattcatCCACTTAAAATATAACAGAATTTTAGGCTGTGTGAAGACTGGGTGGAAAGActaattaaattatattctGCTTTGAAATCATATTTCTTTTCGCAAGAGGTGTCCCACCATATTCAAAATCTCCTTTGAAAAACCATGCGCCGAATTGTGGCTGCATTTTGTACACAACATCAATATTTCATGCAACTGTTTTGTTTATTGAGGGACAGGATGTCAAGTCTTTTTGAGGTATCTTCTTCCGTTGACGAATTGATTCCGAAATGCACGAAAAGAAGACTTGAAAAGGTTCCTCTCCAAAGGAGTACGTTTGCGACTTCCTGTTTGGATGACGTTTGCGACTTCCTGTTTGGATGACGTTTGCGACTTCCTGTTTGGATGACGTTTGCGACTTCCTGTTTGGATGACGCGAGTTGGCTAGAAAAAGTGATCAGGGAGAAACGTAAATATTTTACGAAAATTCTGCCGTGTATCTCAAAGAGCGagcgagcgagagagagagagagagaagagaaagagagagggagggagggagggagagagagagagaggcggatGATTCGATAAGTTAACGCTTAAAATTTTCGATCGATCGCACATAAAGATGGGCTATCTTGGAAAACGTTTCAGAAAGCCtgcaattatttaaattattgtgaGTGAAGGCCTCAACCAGGCACTGATGAAacattttgatcagataatctcgaacggtgagtttttttgtttttttttttgtaggattTATTATGGAAAAGAAGTTCTCACAGAGAAGTGCTTGGAAACATAGTaagaattctggctgcaaatttctgcaattcaacgtaccgttcaggtaaataactgtcaaattttggcactttaaaattttaaaattcactcGTGCATGACATTTGCCGCGGCCTGCAGATCAAAACCGAAAACAAATTTGTGAAGCAATTTACGCAATTCCCGATATAACCTGGCTGGAGGTAACACAAATTAAATCTTACAGGGTCAGTTTTAACAGTTTCAGAATGAAAtagattgtttgttttttataccGCCACacctgaaagggaaaaaaagtttgCTGTCAAGTACTGGCAACGGCTCGAACTGTTTGTACACTTAGGATAAAGGTAAACGCTAAATAGTCTAGTCTACATCTATTTATCTCATGACGTGAAAAAGATAATTCTGTTTTTCATTGCTCATACACCtaaagccaggaaaaccagtgacttggcagagtttaagtcattggttaatatgcatgactaaatgcatgacgcgtaggacgtaatcatcttcttttttgaagtaacgtctgtattatataagataagaaatcaagaaaacattaagaaactagtgTCAGgactttaattatttcatttataatttattaagttGTCtagatattaaaaatgtaatttggatttcaatgtgtgtgtatgtgctacaactaatttataatttcttattacttaataaatatatcagTCCCAAGTGATTTTGATTACCGAATAAGTCAAAGAGATTTAGAATGAAAAAATAAGTTTATAGACTCATATAGTGTAAAAGTACATCTTTatcttaaaattattaatagGCTATTCATAACAAATTCTTAGGGACAATATTTTTGATACCCAAAACAGTGTTTGACTTAAGCTATAGCTTGTGTAGTCTATGCTTAAAGactattacgtaaacacaatcggtgttgcactgacgcgccaGTGTGCAAATGCACATACAATACCAATATAGTACAGTGTTTGACTAACACTATAGCTCGTGAAGTTCATACTTAAAAACTACACTAAttagaatttcattttaaaaaatacctatttatttcattgtctCTTTGCTTATCAACAGACAAAATGGCAATATCTGACATCCTTTCAAGATCCATCTTTCAAAACCTCCAAGAAGAGTTGGAACACAGCACATTTCACGATGTGATAATCAGTGTCCAAAACACAGAATTCAAAAGCCACAAGTTCATTTTAAGTGCCAActcaaagtattttaaaaacatcttcACCACGGAACGTGATCGAACTTCAAGTGCaccaattgttttgaaaaatatcatCCCTGAAACTTTTAGTCTCGTTCTGGACTGCATCTATGGAGGTAAAGATGTTCTGACTGCTGCCAACTTAGTTGAAATCTGGCATGCTGCtgtttatttagagatagaCTTTTTATACCAGGCCTGTGAACTTTACCAGACATCTCGTGTGACCAAAGAAAATTGTGTCGAAATGGCCAATCAAGCTAAAACTTTTAAGTCCAAGAAGTTAAAGGAAGCTGCCTGGAATATGATTATAAAAGAATTTAAAGACATTTCTAGGAGACAGGATGTCGTTTTGCTGGATGCAGAGGACATGCTTCAGATAATTAACAGTGAAGACCTAGCTATAGACAGCGAGGATTACGTGGTTAACGCCATAGTGAGATGGGTGCAGCACTCTCCTGAGATCAGTGATTGTAAAGGTACTGATGATAACAGTCAAATGGATTACAAAAGTCGTGAAAAAGAAATGCACAAAGAAAACTGCAACAATTCCatcaagaaaagaaagaattatATAGTGGATATGCTCAAGGCGAGCAGACTTTGTCTGGTAAGCGGAAGTTGTCTACAGAGCCTGTTGGACGTCAAGGTCATTGCTGAGAACAAACAATGTTTTCCAGTCATCTGTAAAGCATTACAATACCACGTGCAACCGGATAGGCGTGGCTACCATTGTCCACCACAAGCCATTCACAGG is a genomic window containing:
- the LOC106071811 gene encoding kelch-like protein 24, coding for MAISDILSRSIFQNLQEELEHSTFHDVIISVQNTEFKSHKFILSANSKYFKNIFTTERDRTSSAPIVLKNIIPETFSLVLDCIYGGKDVLTAANLVEIWHAAVYLEIDFLYQACELYQTSRVTKENCVEMANQAKTFKSKKLKEAAWNMIIKEFKDISRRQDVVLLDAEDMLQIINSEDLAIDSEDYVVNAIVRWVQHSPEISDCKGTDDNSQMDYKSREKEMHKENCNNSIKKRKNYIVDMLKASRLCLVSGSCLQSLLDVKVIAENKQCFPVICKALQYHVQPDRRGYHCPPQAIHRANSKLENVIVSFNYSNPACHMSCRTLDGTWYLVATLQYILASPILYGQTIYSTGPANSANLYSYCTVQKQWKTLHGFATLGTHVLIGLDRHLYAVSSTIYRLQMMEYTYVWESVGNILIPVTDVTLTACGTNIVIFGMDTSSRQFKVQLFDTLTFTCTVYTDQLPDQIKNSKPFHVYNGSYILHSSGEVFKLTPCDKNKVQFENKGKLFDRPLTLCAAVTFKDNLIIAVSNIDPQMTRKWETQIIDGVKSVEVIERQSTFLLNAAFPKSLLLTKET